One part of the Diadema setosum chromosome 6, eeDiaSeto1, whole genome shotgun sequence genome encodes these proteins:
- the LOC140230265 gene encoding tRNA wybutosine-synthesizing protein 5-like, whose protein sequence is METFLDVLLFLAAIVLLAAVSCEAKVSYPKNDKLNVQFPPVVQYRRDGVIPTGHLRPFGYQKKPVSRVKEYREPLSPKHFWEDHVRTREPLVYRKAVQESPAIEKWTDEYLREKYGDLDVLVEVKKEDRTVRSKRMKISAFLDGYKTEDWYIVTVLPDEMRPDIQVPKSLLCGTFKRYIQETNFWMSSGGTASVIHYDADHNLHCLLAGRKNFIMIHPKFAKYLEMADKSSFVGSGYSTLDVDMINMFKYPDVAKVQWTWATLDPGDCIYLPAGYLHQVRAQGRSISGTILFTSQPTFDDSDCTSEGINTYTALSDVKVLWTYKKGDKVIEMGFMNPETLREGLLAILGEDNQLTMQRFDHFYQDIIDEGEEDMPRALEYPVTEEVFGLFDPEGRGYVTREEIVEMDVEIFKSFARYLDLPSGPTADEMHDEL, encoded by the exons ATGGAAACGTTCTTAGATGTGCTGTTATTTCTAGCTGCCATTGTGTTGCTGGCAGCGGTGTCCTGTGAGGCAAAGGTCTCCTATCCAAAGAACGACAAGCTGAATGTACAATTCCCACCCGTTGTCCAGTACAGACGAGACGGCGTTATTCCCACTGGTCATCTACGGCCATTTG GTTACCAAAAAAAGCCTGTAAGTAGAGTCAAGGAATACCGAGAGCCTCTCTCCCCCAAACATTTCTGGGAGGACCACGTGAGGACCCGCGAGCCCCTCGTCTATCGGAAGGCAGTCCAGGAGTCGCCCGCCATTGAAAAGTGGACGGATGAATACCTACGAGAAAA GTACGGCGACCTGGATGTCTTGGTTGAAGTAAAGAAGGAAGACCGAACAGTAAGATCGAAGCGGATGAAAATCTCCGCATTCCTCGACGGCTACAAGACAGAAGACTGGTACATCGTCACTGTTCTACCCGATGAGATGAGGCCAGACATACAG GTGCCCAAGAGTCTACTGTGTGGCACCTTCAAGCGCTACATCCAGGAGACCAACTTCTGGATGAGCAGCGGGGGCACGGCATCCGTCATCCACTATGACGCCGACCACAACCTTCACTGCTTGCTGGCGGGCCGCAAAAACTTCATCATGATCCACCCTAAGTTTGCCAAGTACTTGGAGATGGCTGATAAG AGCTCATTTGTCGGCTCTGGTTACTCCACCTTGGATGTGGATATGATCAACATGTTTAAGTATCCTGATGTAGCCAAGGTTCAGTGGACCTGGGCAACTCTGGATCCGGGAGACTGCATCTACCTACCAGCAG GCTACCTTCACCAGGTGAGAGCTCAGGGCCGAAGTATCTCTGGCACCATCCTCTTCACCTCTCAGCCGACCTTCGACGACTCGGACTGCACCAGCGAAGGCATCAACACGTATACCGCCCTCAGTGACGTCAAGGTGTTGTGGACATACAAGAAGGGCGACAAG GTGATTGAGATGGGTTTCATGAACCCCGAGACCCTGAGGGAGGGTCTGCTGGCCATACTAGGGGAGGACAACCAGCTGACCATGCAACGCTTTGACCACTTCTACCAGGACATCATAGACGAGGGGGAGGAGGACATGCCCAGAGCCTTGGAGTATCCTGTTACAGAAGAA GTATTTGGCTTATTTGATCCCGAGGGCCGAGGCTACGTCACTCGCGAGGAGATTGTGGAGATGGATGTGGAAATCTTCAAGTCGTTTGCGCGCTACCTGGACTTACCGAGCGGTCCTACGGCGGACGAAATGCATGACGAGTTATAA